CGTCACGGGCAAGACCACCCCGGGGCACTGCAAGGGCAGGGCTCACCGCCGGAGCACGCTCGGGCTGCCCGGCCGCCGCGTCCTGGTCTCGCGGAAGTGGTCGGGCAAGACCCTCGTCGACCACAAGGCGGACCGGCGAGCATTCGTGCTCCAGGCGCTCGCGGCGGTCGGGATCGAGAAGCCAGAGGCCGACCGGTCACAGCAGGTCTGGCGGAAGGTCGAGCCCGGAGACCCGCAGGTCCCGCCCCGGCCGCACCTGGTGATGCGTGCGATCGCGGAACGGATCACATGGAAGGCCGAGTACGACCGGGCGCTACTCGCCGCGGAAAGACCTCCAGAAACTTCGGCAACTGGACTCGCGGCCTGATCAAAGGGGGAGCAATGAACAACATCAGCAACATCGATCGGCTCTGGACCGTCGAGGACGTCTCGGACTACCTCGGTGTCCCGGTGAAGACGCTCTACCAGTGGAAATGGCGCGGCGAGGGTCCGCCGGTCAAGAAGATCGGCCGGCACCTGCGCTATGACCCGGCCAAGCTGCGCGCCTGGGTCGACGCGGAGGCGGCCTGATGGGGCACATCCAAGATCGGTGGTTTCGCCCCGCGCGGGATGCGGTGACCGGGAAGGTCATCCTCAACGCGCGGGGCAAGCCCGTCATGGAACGGTCCGAGCTGTACGGCATCGGTCTGCGGTACAAGGTTCGGTACCTCGACCCGGACAACAACGAACGCTCGAAGTCGTTCGCGGACAAGCAAAAGAAGCGCGCTGAGGACTTCCTCATCGGCGTCGAGTCCGACAAGCGCGAAGACAAGTACATCGATCCGCGGGCCTCATTGACGACCTTTCGGCAACAGGCGGAGAGCTGGGTAAAGGGCCAGTCTCCGGACCCGGGCACGCGGTCGACCATCCTCAGTCGGCTCGAAAGCCAGATCTACCCGGTCTTCGAGACCAAGAAGGTCGGGCAGATCAAACCATCGACCATTCGGGACTGGGTCGGCTCGATGGAAGAGAGGAAGCTGTCGGACAACTACCAGGCGGTCCTGTTCAACACCGTCTCCGGCGTGATGGATTCGGCCGTGGACGACCGTCGGATTCGTGAGAACCCGTGCCACGCGAAGACCGTGCGGCGGCCCGTCGCGAGTAGCCCGCCGATCGTCGTATGGCCGGAGGAACGTGTTCAGGCCGTGCGGGCGGGGCTCGCGGACCAGTTCAAGATCGCCGTTCCGCTCGGTGCTGGCTTCGGACTGCGGCAGGGTGAGATTCTGGGCTTCTCGCCGGATGACGTCGATCGGACGGCGATGACCGTGCGGATTTGTCGACAGATCAAGACGGTCAGGGGTGTGATGATGTTCGCGCTCCCCAAGCGGGGCAAGGAGCGGACCATCCCGCTGTCGGCTGCCATGCTGGCCGAGATCGACGACCACGAGGACCGGTTTCCGTCCATAGCCGTCACGCTGCCCTGGCAAAGCGCGGACGGTGACCCGGTGACGGCGCGGCTGCTGATGACCGGGGAAGGTGGCCGGCTGTACTCGGGGGACCTGTTCACGAAGGTCGCTTGGCACGGAGCGTTCCGGGCAGCTGGGGTCAAGTACCGAGGTCGCGCGGACGGGATGCACGCGCTCCGTCACTTCTACGCGTCGACGCTCCTGGCCCGTGCGGTGTCGATTACGGAGCTGGCCGACTACCTCGGACACGCGGACCCGGGCTTCACGCTCCGGACGTACACGCACCTCGTCCCGTCGAGCCACCAGCGGGCGCGGGAAGCCGTCGACGCGGTGTTCGGACGGCCTGCCCTCGATGACGGCCTGGAGGCGGCCTGATCATGAAACCCCGCCCCCACCGACGCGAAAGCCGCCTGGTCGCAGAGCCCCGAGAAGGGCAAGCGACCGGGCGGTTTTCCGTTACACCACAACTACTTCAGCTCAGCCGAAGACTTCCCGAGGATCCGGCGGGCCACGATCAGCTGCTGAATCTGCTGCGTCCCCTCGAAGATGTCGAGAATTTTGGCGTCCCGCGCCCATTTTTCGAGCAAAGACTCTTCGCTGTAAGCCCCGGTGAGTTCGACGCACTTCAGCGCGATCTCCACCACCGACCGCCCCGCCTTGGCCTTCGCCATCGACGCCTGCAGCGAGTTCGGCTTGCGGTTGTCCGCCATCCACGCGGATTCCAGCGTCAGCAAGTACGCCGACTCGTAGTCCGCTTCCAAGCGCAGGAACTCCGCCGCGGCTGCGTGCTGCGAGTTCGCCGGCCGGTCGTAGTCGATCGAAACGCCCGCTTCGGTGAGAATGCGACGCGTCTCCTCCAAAGCCGCCCGCGCGACGCCGATCGCCATCGCCGCCACCAGGGGACGCGTGTTGTCGAACGTCTGCATGACGCCCGCGAAACCCTTTTTGGTGTCGATCTCCGGCGAACCCAGGAGGTTCTCCTTCGGGACGCGGCAGTTCTCGAAGCGCAGCACCGCCGTGTCGGAGGCGCGGATGCCCAGCTTGTGCTCGGTGCGCACCACTTCGAAGCCCGGCGTGCCCTTTTCGACCACGAACGACTTGATCGCCGCGCGGCCCTTGGACTTGTCCAGCGTCGCCCACACGACCACCGCGTCCGCGCGCTCGCCCGACGTCACGAAGATCTTCTCGCCGTTGAGGACGTAGTGGTCGCCGTCGAGGCGGGCGGTCGTGCTGACCGCCGCGGAGTCCGAGCCGAAGCCGGGCTCGGTGATCGCCATCGCCGCCCACATGCCGGAGAAGCGCTCCAGCTGCTCGTCCGTCGCGACCGAGCCGATCGCCGCGTTGCCGAGGCCTTGGCGCGGCATCGACAGCAGCAGGCCGACGTCACCCCAGCACATCTCGATCGTGCCGAGGACGACGTTCAGGTTGGCGCCGTTGCGGTTGCCCTTTTCCTTCTCGTCCTTGGACCGGCGGACGCCCGCCGCGCCCGCGCCGCCCTCGCCGGACGAGTTGAGCCCGTCCAGCAGCGCCGCGAACATGTCCAGCTCGGCCGGATAGGTGTGCTCGGCGCGGTCGTACTTGCGCGAGATCGGCCGGAACACCTCGGCCGCGGCCTGGTACGCCTGGTTGATCAGGGCGCCGGCCTTCTTGGGAGCTTCCAGGTTAATCATCGTTAACGCCTTTCCGAAACCTAAAGAAGGACGGCGCCTTCCATGACGCCGATGGCGCGCAGGTCGCGGTACCAGCGCTCGACGGGGTGCTCCTTCACGAAGCCGTGCCCGCCCAGCAGCTGCACGCCCGCGCTGCCGATCTGCATGCCCTTGTCCATGGCCAGCTTCCGGGCCAGCGCGACTTCGCGGGCGTAGGACTTGCCCTGCTCGGCCCGCGCGGCGGCGCGCAGAGTCACCAGCCGCAGGCCCTCCAGCTCGATCGCGATGTCCGCGACGGAGAACGCAACTGCCTGCCGGTGGCTGATCGGCTCGCCGAACGCCACCCGCTCGTTGACGTAGGGCACGACGTAGTCGAGGACGGCCTTCGCGGTGCCGGCGGCCAGCGCCGCCCAGCCCAGCCGCGACAGCCGGACGAGATCGGTGAAGACGTCGAGCTTGCCGCCGCCGAGCAGCGCGCCCGCGGGCAGGTTGACGTGTTCGAGGTGCAGCTTGCCGGTCGCGGCGCCGCGCAGGCCCATGGCCGGCTCGGCCTCGATGGTCACCCCGGCATTCGACGACTCGACGAGGAACAGCGCCGGCCCGCGGCCTTCGAGGTCGGCCGAAACGATGAACAGCTCAGCCTGTGCCGCGCGCGGGACCAGCGACTTCACGCCGTCGAGCTGGTAGCCCTTCGGCGTGCGACGCGCCTTCGTCGCGGGCTTGAACGGGTCGTAGAGCGCTTTCTGCTCCTGCAGCGCCAGCGCCGCAGCGGGCACGTTCTCGCCGACGAACGCGGGCAGGTAGTCGGCCTGCTGCTGCTCGTCGCCCCAGCTGACCAGCGCGGTGCTCACCGCGGACGGCGCGAGCACGGCCACGGCCAGGCCGAGGTCGCCGTGTGCAAGCGCTTCCGCGACGAGCGCGTTGGTGACGACCGAGCGTTCGGTGCCGACGCCGCCGAGCTCCTCGGGGATGCCGACCAGGCTGATGCCCAGCTCGGCGGCCCGGGTCAGCAGGCCTTCGGGCGCCTCGAGCTTGGCGTCGGCGTCCGCGGCGGCCGGGCGCAGCTGCTCGGCGGCGAACTCCGTCACGGTTTCGACGATGAGCTGCTGGTCCTCGCTCGGGGTGAGGTCGAACAGCCCGGTGTCGCCGGCCGGCGCGAGCCGGGCGGGCTTGCCCAGCTTCTGCACCGACTTGAACGACCGGGTCGCCGCGCCGGCGACGCGGAAGCCGTTGCGCGTCCCCGCGGTGACCAGGCTTTCGATGGGCTTGCGCAGCCCCGCCCGATCGACGACCTTGCTCCCGGCCAGCCGGGTCAGCGCGGAAAGGCCCCAGCCCATCGCGTCCCGTTTCCTTGGCGCAGCCATGTGGCCCTCCATCCGTTACCTACTCGTGAGTAGGTTAACCCGGGACGCGGCTCGGCGCCAGTGTGGGCTCACTTACGAGTGAGCCGGGCCGAGATCGTCCACAGTTCCCGGGCGTCCCCGTGGTCCCGGCGTCGTTCGAGCCGGGGTCGTCCGCCGTTCCGGCCGCCCGGGCCGACGTACGCGTTGCCGGGGACGTCCTCCGTCGCGGCGAACAGGATGGGCAGCGCGCCGTACTCGGCCTTCTTCTGCGCGATGACCGGGTAGAGCGCCTTCAGCGCCAGGGCCTGCACACCCCCGAAGTTCCGGTCGATTCCGGTCCGCGCGACGCCCGGGTGGGCTGCGACGGCCCGGACGGTGCTCCCGGACTCGGTCAGCCGCCGCTGCAGCTCCTGGGTGAACAGCAGGTTCGCCAGCTTCGACTGGCTGTAGGCACCCAGCGGCGAGTAGCGGCGGTGCTCCCAGTTCAGGTCGTCGAGCGGCAGTTTTGCTCGGCGCGCCAGATTGGACGATACGGTCACGACCCGACCGGTGAGGTGGGGCAGCAGCAGGGTCGTCAGCAGGAACGGGCCGAAGTGGTTGACGGCCATGTGCGTCTCGAAGCCGTCGGTGGTCTTCCCGTACGGCACCGCCATGACGCCGGCGTTGTTGACCAGGACGTCGAGGTCACCGGTCCAGCCGGCGGCGAACTCGCGCACCGAGGCCAGGTCGGCGAGGTCTAGGTGCCGGACCTCGGTGTCGCCGGGAGGCGGGGTGACGCGGGCGGGGTCGCGCACGGCGAGGACGACCCGGTCACCCCGGGCGGCGAGTTCGCGGGCGGTGAGGGCACCGAGGCCGCCGCCGGCCCCGGTGATGAGGTAAGTGGTCATGGTTTCAGCGTCTCGGCGCAGCGAACGTCGTGGCAGAGCGCGTCGATCGGGGGATCGGCGATCCCTGGCACCGGCCGGGAGAGCGCCGATAATCGACGACGTGGACCGTGCCGAACTCGCCGACTTCCTGCGCCGCCGCCGCGACGCCCTGCGCCCGGAGGACGTCGGGCTGCCGCCCGGGCAGCGCCGGCGGACGTCCGGGCTGCGTCGCGAGGAGGTCGCGACGCTGTCGGGCATGTCCACCGATTACTACACGCGGCTGGAGCAGCAGCGCGGGCCGCGGCCGTCGGAGCAGATGCTGGCCGCGATCGCCCGCGGCCTGCGGCTGACGCTGGACGAGCGCGACCACCTGTTCCGGCTGGCCGGGCACACGGCGCCGTCCCGGGTGTCGCGCGCGGACCACGTCAGCCCGGCGCTGATGCGCGTGCTGGACCGGCTGCACGACACGCCCGCGCAGGTGATGTCGAACCTCGGCGAGACGCTGGTGCAGAACCGGCCGGCCCAGGCGCTGCTCGGGGACGAGACCGGCCACACCGGGCCCGCGCGCAGCGCCGCGTACCGCTGGTTCACCGACCCGGTGGAGCAGCAGGTCTACCCGCCGGCGGACCGCGCACGCCACGCCCGGTTCCTGGTAGCGAGCCTGCGGGCGGCTTCGGGCGGCGACCCCCGGGCGGCGGAGCTGGCGCGGCTGCTGGCGGCGAAGAGCGCGGAGTTCGCGAAGCTGTGGGAGGCGCACGAGGTCTCGGTGCCGTTCGAGCGGCGCAAGACGATCGTGCACCCGGGCTTCGGCGAGATCGCCCTCGACTGCCAGTTGCTCCACACCGACGACTTCGCCCAGGTGCTGCTGGTGTTCACCGCCACGCCCGGCACCGAGGACGCCGAGAAGCTGCAGCTGCTGTCGGTCGTCGGCCCGGAGCTGTCATGAGTGCTCGGTGTGCACCTGCCGCCGCCACTCGGCGAACCGGAGGCGTTCGAAGGCGATGAGCCCGAGCACGAGCCCGGCGACGACCAGCAGCAGCACGGCGGCGGGCACGTGCTGCAGCAGTGGCGTCGCGGCGACCAGCACGATCCCGAGGACGAGCCGCTGGATGTTCCAGCTGCCGAGGTTGCGCTTGCGCAGGGAGCTCAGCGCGATCAGGTAGAGCGCGAGACCGCCGGTCAGCGTCCAGAGCGGCACGCCGTGCAGGGCTTCGCCGGGCGTGTGGTGCTCGGTGTCGGCGATGGAGAGGAAGGACTTCTTCAGGCCGAGGGCGACGAGCACGATGCCGGCGATCAGCGGCAGGTGCAGGAAGGTGTAGGAGTCGGTGGCGAGCTTCGTGCGTTCGGTGCCGGTGGCCTGCGTCAGCCGGTGTTCGGAGACGCGCGCGACGACGTCGAAGTAGGTCCACCACATCCCGGCGGCGAGCGCCAGCCCGCACACGGCGGCGCCGGTGACCAGCCACGACATCGGCAGCGACCCGATCCCGATGCCGATCGCGACGATCGATTCCCCGAGCGCGATGATCACGATC
This genomic window from Amycolatopsis mongoliensis contains:
- a CDS encoding tyrosine-type recombinase/integrase — translated: MGHIQDRWFRPARDAVTGKVILNARGKPVMERSELYGIGLRYKVRYLDPDNNERSKSFADKQKKRAEDFLIGVESDKREDKYIDPRASLTTFRQQAESWVKGQSPDPGTRSTILSRLESQIYPVFETKKVGQIKPSTIRDWVGSMEERKLSDNYQAVLFNTVSGVMDSAVDDRRIRENPCHAKTVRRPVASSPPIVVWPEERVQAVRAGLADQFKIAVPLGAGFGLRQGEILGFSPDDVDRTAMTVRICRQIKTVRGVMMFALPKRGKERTIPLSAAMLAEIDDHEDRFPSIAVTLPWQSADGDPVTARLLMTGEGGRLYSGDLFTKVAWHGAFRAAGVKYRGRADGMHALRHFYASTLLARAVSITELADYLGHADPGFTLRTYTHLVPSSHQRAREAVDAVFGRPALDDGLEAA
- a CDS encoding SDR family NAD(P)-dependent oxidoreductase, coding for MTTYLITGAGGGLGALTARELAARGDRVVLAVRDPARVTPPPGDTEVRHLDLADLASVREFAAGWTGDLDVLVNNAGVMAVPYGKTTDGFETHMAVNHFGPFLLTTLLLPHLTGRVVTVSSNLARRAKLPLDDLNWEHRRYSPLGAYSQSKLANLLFTQELQRRLTESGSTVRAVAAHPGVARTGIDRNFGGVQALALKALYPVIAQKKAEYGALPILFAATEDVPGNAYVGPGGRNGGRPRLERRRDHGDARELWTISARLTRK
- a CDS encoding helix-turn-helix transcriptional regulator, whose product is MDRAELADFLRRRRDALRPEDVGLPPGQRRRTSGLRREEVATLSGMSTDYYTRLEQQRGPRPSEQMLAAIARGLRLTLDERDHLFRLAGHTAPSRVSRADHVSPALMRVLDRLHDTPAQVMSNLGETLVQNRPAQALLGDETGHTGPARSAAYRWFTDPVEQQVYPPADRARHARFLVASLRAASGGDPRAAELARLLAAKSAEFAKLWEAHEVSVPFERRKTIVHPGFGEIALDCQLLHTDDFAQVLLVFTATPGTEDAEKLQLLSVVGPELS
- a CDS encoding acyl-CoA dehydrogenase family protein — protein: MGWGLSALTRLAGSKVVDRAGLRKPIESLVTAGTRNGFRVAGAATRSFKSVQKLGKPARLAPAGDTGLFDLTPSEDQQLIVETVTEFAAEQLRPAAADADAKLEAPEGLLTRAAELGISLVGIPEELGGVGTERSVVTNALVAEALAHGDLGLAVAVLAPSAVSTALVSWGDEQQQADYLPAFVGENVPAAALALQEQKALYDPFKPATKARRTPKGYQLDGVKSLVPRAAQAELFIVSADLEGRGPALFLVESSNAGVTIEAEPAMGLRGAATGKLHLEHVNLPAGALLGGGKLDVFTDLVRLSRLGWAALAAGTAKAVLDYVVPYVNERVAFGEPISHRQAVAFSVADIAIELEGLRLVTLRAAARAEQGKSYAREVALARKLAMDKGMQIGSAGVQLLGGHGFVKEHPVERWYRDLRAIGVMEGAVLL
- a CDS encoding acyl-CoA dehydrogenase family protein; translation: MINLEAPKKAGALINQAYQAAAEVFRPISRKYDRAEHTYPAELDMFAALLDGLNSSGEGGAGAAGVRRSKDEKEKGNRNGANLNVVLGTIEMCWGDVGLLLSMPRQGLGNAAIGSVATDEQLERFSGMWAAMAITEPGFGSDSAAVSTTARLDGDHYVLNGEKIFVTSGERADAVVVWATLDKSKGRAAIKSFVVEKGTPGFEVVRTEHKLGIRASDTAVLRFENCRVPKENLLGSPEIDTKKGFAGVMQTFDNTRPLVAAMAIGVARAALEETRRILTEAGVSIDYDRPANSQHAAAAEFLRLEADYESAYLLTLESAWMADNRKPNSLQASMAKAKAGRSVVEIALKCVELTGAYSEESLLEKWARDAKILDIFEGTQQIQQLIVARRILGKSSAELK
- a CDS encoding helix-turn-helix transcriptional regulator, which produces MNNISNIDRLWTVEDVSDYLGVPVKTLYQWKWRGEGPPVKKIGRHLRYDPAKLRAWVDAEAA